The Athene noctua chromosome 23, bAthNoc1.hap1.1, whole genome shotgun sequence genome window below encodes:
- the LOC141969725 gene encoding glutamate-rich protein 3-like → MHSPHPPPGPRNHRGLFPPLGREATGCSQQQTSRRPHAAPGDLQHSLHFPPLPICAAVGAVNTSTSKKKCLAPQLSLQPASREERSEVKGPNAVKYMTSLSPVVNTGLIPAPPPPQQKRGNTVRSEVTRGRKLCPVSVPTEAEHPPRKNSGVVSRSLVRSGARVTVALVGKNLCLPGKAAGDRQHCGGENLCMYKGRLLEGEYDDDIEAEERQIDDQMSGTSESPSGDEKPDLDTEKESETLSEKALEVSDSEKDEDDKYSDSDFWDDEQVLEDCSPVQVETATAPGCGRHVYSEPDDSCPDVEEEVLESGEYDASEVILRQVKLFLPQSHQLTADNSRYHLVSKPGGLHVLVFTRIRVSDAESRVAKM, encoded by the exons ATGCACTCCCCTCATCCCCCACCCGGTCCAAGAAATCATCgtgggctcttccctccccttggcaGAGAAGCAACTGGTTGCTCCCAACAACAG ACTTCCAGGCGACCACATGCAGCTCCAGGGGATCTGCAGCACTCACTCCATTTCCCACCACTTCCCATCTGTGCTGCAGTGGGGGCTGTAAATACTTCAACATCTAAAAAGAAGTGCCTGGCACCTCAACTCAGTCTACAGCCTGCCAGCAGG GAGGAAAGGAGCGAAGTAAAAGGTCCAAATGCGGTAAAATACATGACCAGTTTATCTCCCGTCGTTAACACCGGCCTGATACCggcaccacctccaccccagcaaaaaCGTGGAAACACAGTGAGAAGTGAGGTAACCAGAGGGAGAAAATTGTGTCCCGTCAGTGTGCCCACTGAGGCAGAGCACCCTCCGAGGAAG AATTCTGGCGTCGTCTCCAGGTCCCTGGTACGCAGCGGCGCGCGTGTCACCGTGGCCTTGGTGGGGAAAAATCTCTGTTTACCTGGcaaggctgctggggacaggcagcactgtggagggGAGAACCTGTGTATGTACAAAGGCAGACTACTGGAAGGAG agtaCGATGATgatattgaagcagaagagagacagattgacGATCAAATGAGTGGAACATCAGAGTCACCCTCAGGTGATGAAAAACCTGACTTGGACActgaaaaggagagtgaaaccttatcagagaaggcattggaggtctctgacagtgagaaggatgaagatgatAAATACTCTGACAGTGACTTCTGGGACGATGAACAAG TTCTTGAAGATTGCAGTCCAGTCCAGGTGGAAACAGCAACGGCACCTGGATGTGGTCGTCACGTGTATTCTGAACCTGATGACTCCTGtccagatgtggaagaagaggtcCTAGAAAGTGGGGAGTATGATGCCAGTGAAG taattcttcGTCAGGTGAAACTCTTTCTGCCTCAGTCCCATCAGCTGACTGCAGACAACAGTCGGTACCATTTAGTTTCAAAGCCTGGTGGTCTTCATGTGTTGGTCTTCACACGGATCCGTGTTTCTGATGCAGAGAGCAGGGTAGCGAAGATGTAG